The nucleotide window CTCGGTCACAGACCTGTTGCTGCAACTCCGCTCGGAGGCCCCGGCGGTCCGGGACCGGGCCGCGGGGGAACTGCTCCAGCGCTACACCCCGGAACTGCTCGCGCTGATCGCCGGCCGGACGCAACCGCGGCCCCGACAGCGGGCGGACACCGAGGATGTGCTGCTGAGCTTCTACAACCGCCTCCGGCGCGGCACGTTCGACCTGGCGAACCGGGACCAGTTCCTGCACCTTGTCGTGAGCGTCGCCCTGAACACGGTGCGTGCGGCCGAGGGGCGTGAGCGGCAGCGGCGCGACGTGCGCCGGGGGCAACCGCTCGACGCACCTGAGGAAGGCGGCCGGGGGGTGGACCGGCCGGCCCCGGACGTCACTGCGGAGGTGGTGACCGAGGTCGCCGAGGAGATCGAGCGGCGGCTGACCGGGCTGCTACCGGAGTGCCGGGAGGTGCTGGTGCTGCGGCTCGACGGCCGCACGACGGAGGATATCGCCCGGACGATCGACCGCACCCCACGCACCGTGGAGCGCCGGATGGAGTTGGTGCGGACGCTGTGGCGCGACGACATCCTGGAACCGAATTAGGCGGCAGCTCGCTCGACCGCGGTTGCGGGTTACCCGTTGCGGCCACCGGTCGCACAGGCGCATGGCGGGAGCGGTGCCCGGCCGGTGCGACCCGTCTTCTCGCACCGTGCTGCGCGACGGCCGATTCGTGATAGCACATCGCGGAAGAGTGTGGTCATGCGTCTCGCGGTGACAACGGGGCGCACGGCGGTCAGGGGGGGAAGGCGGCCACGAGCAGCGCAGCGCCCAGCAGCGCGAGCGCGACGAGAACGAGTACCGGCCCCCAGGCCATACCGGGCCGCGCGCCGGTCCCATTCGGGGCCACCGGCTCGGCGGGCGGACCCGGAGGAACATCGACGGTGTCTCCCGCCAGAACGTCGGGCACGGTCGGCGCGTCCGGCGCCGGCGAATCGGTTCGGGCGGGCGTCGAATCTGGCACGGGCCAGCCCAGTTCGTCCCACAGCCGTGCCACCGCGTCGGCCGGGTCGGGCATGCCATGTTGGCGCCAGGCCGCGTGGTGGGCGAGCCGAACGAGTTCGGTCAACGGGTCGTCCGGCCCGAACGGGACCGCGGCGGGCGACCCGCCCGGGTCCTGCTGCGTCCGTGAATCGCTCATGTCCGTACCCCTCGGTTCTTGGAGTGACCGCCTTCACGCTCCGGGCCACGTGTCGCGATCCGGGGCCTTTGGGCGACCGACCCGTTCGGCCAGTCCCGGCTTCATCCCGTCCAGGAGTTCGACGAGGCGGGCCCGCGCCTTCCACGCCCGCCACCGCGCCGTCTCCTCGGTGGTCCCCAGTTGTTCGGCGATCGTCCGGAACGCGAGCCCCCGGATCGCCGACAGGACGAGCACCTCCCGCAGTTCGGCGCTCAGCTCCGCCAGGCACAGACGCAGGACGGCGACGTTCTCGTTCCGCTCGGCCACGTCGGGCGGTTCGGGTTCCGGGGCGGGCACCTCAACGAGTCGCCCCCCGCCGTCCGGCCCCCGGTCGCGGCGCCGCGACCGCGCGTCCCCGAGCCAGGTGCGCCGCGTCGCCTCTCGCAGCCACGCCACGAGCGCCGGGACGTCGCGCGCGGTGCGGTAGGGGCCGCGGCGGCAGAACACCGCGAACACCTCCTGCGTCAGGTCCGACGAGCGGTGCGGGTCCCCCGACAGCACCCGGAACCAGTCCCATACGATCCCGTACAGCCGCGTGACGAGCCCGTTCAGCGCGTCTCGGTCGTCGCGCCGCGCCCGCTCGAGCAGTTCGTTGATTGCCGGCGTGCCCACCGAAACCCCTCCGCGAGTGGCGACGGGTACTCATGTCACGACCCGCCCCGGCGTTGTCCCGTGGTCGCACGCCCGCCCCATGTGGGCGTCGTGCCAGCGGACGGGCGTCGGGCTTTCCTCAATCAATGGCGCGGCACGGACGGCCGTTGGCGCTTTTTCGCCGGTTCGGGCCGCTTGGCCCCGTGGCGCTCGTTTCGCCCAACGAGCCGGCGTCGAGCGCCATGGTCTGATAGTGATTCGCGGGGGCGCTCGTCCCCGCACCCAGCCTCCAGAGGTTCCCACATGACGGTTGCACACGACACCGGGGCTGGCGACCGAGCCGGTTGGTCGGCGGGCGCGGCCGACGCACCCGCGCTGGGCCGGTGGCTGGACGACGGCGGCCGCGACGCCAACGAGCCGAACGACGCCGGCGCACCCGGACGAGACACACGGGCGCATCCCGCGGGAGTGACCGGTGGCCGGGCACAAAACTGACACGCGGCTTGCCCCGCGCCGGTCGTTCGAGGAATTGTCCGCGCCCCCCGCGCCTAGTTCCGCAATCGGTTCTGACAGATCTAACCGCCTGTTATGACCTGCTTCCTCAGGATTCCGCCCGCACCACGTGGCGCGGGCCGATCCCCTTGTTTGCCCGGAGGCCCCATATGAGCGAAACACCTTCCTGCCAGACACGAATGATCGTGCTAATCGCCGTTGCCCTGCTGCTCCCGCACGAAGACAACCCGCGCAAGCTCGACCAGTTGACGCCGGCCGAGAAGGCCGAGCTCCTCGACCTCGGCACGTCCATGGTCCAGGACGGGCAGAAGCAGCCGATCCGTGTCGTGAAGCGCGAGGACGACCGGTACACGGTGATTTCGGGCCACCGCCGCCTGCTGGCCGCACGGCTGGTCGGCATGCAGTCCCTCTCGGCCATCGTCCTGGACGGGATGCCTACTCGGACCGAACTGCTCGTCGACCAGTTGATTGAGAACGAGCAGCGCCGCGGGTTCAGCGAGATCGACCGGTGCGAGGCATACCAGGCGCTCATCCGGGAGAACAACTGGACCGCCAAGCAACTGGCCGAGGCGGTCCACGTTAGCGAGAGCAGCGTCACCAAGACGCTCACCCTGAAGCGGCTCTGCCCAGAGCTCCAGGGCGCAGTCCGGACGGGCTTGCTGAGGGGTTCGTCGGCGTACCACATCGCGCGGGTTGGCAACCCCGACAAGCAGAAGGAACTGGCTGCGGCGGGCCTCTCGCGCGACGCCCTGGAGGTCGCTGTGAAAGGGCTCCTGAAGGGCCAGCCAAAGGGCCGAAAACCCGGGACCGCACCTGTCGGCACGGTGCTGGAGAAAACGGCCGCCGGACTGGAGAAGGTCAAAACTTGGGCCCGCGAGCTGGCCACCGAGATCGAACGGCTCAGCAAGCTCAACCTCGATGCTGCGGTGGTCGCCGAGACGGTCGCCCGGCGGTTCGGCGCGACGGCGGAGGTGTAACCCCGCGAGCCACCCCGACCCTTTTTGGAGACCCATAAATGTCGTTGCACCCCTACGCTTTTGGACCGCCCGACCCGCCGCCGGTCCCGATACCCATGGCCACCGGCGCGGGTTCGGATGAGGCCAACCTGGCGGTCCTCGTGATCATGCTGTTCCTGCTCGTGGTCGCCTATTTCGGCCGCCGCCGGCTGTCCCGCACCGCCCACGGGACCGCGGCATGGATGACCGAACGTGAGCTCCGGCGCTGGGGCCTTTACGGCCGGCGGGGGCTCGTGATCGGACGATCACAAGCCGGAAGACTACTAAGAAATACAATATACGTACATACGTTAATTATAGGTGGAACGGGCAGCGGCAAGGGGATCGGTCTCATCCTACCGATCCTGCTGGAGTACCGCCGCGGCTCCGTGGTCGTGTTCGACACCAAGGGCGACCTGTACCAGATCACCGCCCGCCGGCGCCGTAGGCTCGGTCCGGTGGCCCGGCTCAACCCGTTCGGGACCGGGGCGCGGTGGAACCCGCTCGACACCATCCCCCCGGGCGACCCGCTGCTGATCGACAACGTGCGGAGCATGGCCTGCGGTCTCGTGGTCGCGAGTGTGAAGGCCGTGGATCCCCACTGGGACGGGAAGGCCACGCAGCTGGTGGCCGCGGTCCTGACCTTGGTCGCGATCAAGTTCCCCGCTGACAGCCGGAACCTGAACAGCGTCTACGAGACCATCTGCGATCCGGAGCTGCTCCGCTCCGCCGCCGAGGCGCTCCGCGCGATGGGAGGCTTTCCGGGCAGCCAGGGCGCGGCCCTGGGGAGCTTGTTCGATCGCGGGGGAACTCTCACCAAAGAAGGGACTGGGGTGGTCTCCACCGCTCTGCGGCACCTGGACTTCCTCGCCAGCCCGGCGGTCGCCGCCTCGGTGGCGGCCAGCGACATCGACCCGCGTGAGTTCTTGCGCGCGGGGGGCACGCTGTACCTGACGATCCCCGAGAGCCAGCTCGCCGCGCAACAGGGGCTGCTGAGGCTTTGGACCTCGACGCTGATGCGCATCCGCGGCGGCGCGGACGGCGAGTGCCTCATGCTGCTCGATGAGGCCAGCGCCCTGGGCGCGCTCCCGGCCCTTGAGGAGGCCCTTGTGCGCGGCCGGTCTTCGGGGTTGCGGTTACTGCTGGCCTATCAATCGTGTGCGCAGGTTCAGGCCGCTTTCCCGGAGAAACCGACGCTCATCTTCGACAACACCTCGGCCCACATCTACCTCGGGGCCGCGAGCCTCGAGACCGCGGAACGGATCTCCAAGAGCCTCGGCAACTTCACGCAGGCGGTCAGCTCCTACGCGGACAACTGGAGCCGGACCGACCCCCAGGACGGGGCGGGGAGCACCACCTGGGGCGGTTCGGAGAACACGTCCGTGCTGGGTCGCCCGCTGCTCTACCCGGACGAGGTGCTCCGGCTGCCCGTGGACCTGCTTATCGCGTTCGTGGCGGGGCTGCCGGGCCCGATCCTCGCACGACGGATCCAGTATTACGCTGATCGACATTACCGAAGGATCCTACGGCCGTGGCGGGGGCCGGTGATCGCGCTCCTCGTCGCTGCCCTGGTCGTTGCCGCGGCGGTGCTGGCCGCCCGGTAGTCCGCCCGCGGTGCCGCGGGACGTCCCCGCGGCAAGATGGCCCGAGCCGCGCGGGCCGAACGGAGGTGTGTGATGGGTGCGAAGGAAGTCCTGGACAAGATCCGGGACGAGGTGGCTCCGGTGAAACAGGCTCTGGGGCAGGTCCTGGAAAAGCTGGAGCCGACGAGGCAGTTTCTCGGGAAGGCGTGGGACGTGGCCCAACCGGCCTTTGACCATGGACGCAGTGAGGCGGCGGCCGCGCTGTTCAGCGGCAGTGCCTACGTGATGTACCAGCGCTCGGCGCCCGGACCGGAGGACGCCAAGGGGTTGACCCCTGAGGGGGTTGCTCCCGAGGGACTCACTTTCGAGGGCATCGCTACCGAAGCGAACGCTCCTGAAGGCATCACCTCCGAAGGGATCGCCCAGCCCCTTGTGAGCCCGGAGAAACCCATGGGCATGGACGAGCTGCGGGCCCTGGCACGCGAAGCCAAGGCCGCGCGGGGCATGGAGCCGGAATGCGACAACGAGTTGGAGCTGTGAGCCGAGCCGCGGGGGCGTTCCCGCCCCCGCGCTGATTCGTTCACTGAGGGATCTGTCCCTTTCACCCGAGCGAGATGAGTCATGAGTAGTGGGAAGCAAAGCCACTGGCTGAGCACGGCCTTCGGCGGCGCACTGCTGGCCGCAATGTTGGGCATGGCCGTCGGCGTGTATCTGGAGTTCTTCACCCCGCAGAAGCGCCAGGTCCGGGCCTGCCTGCGCGAGGCCGATGAGAAGTGCGAGGCGGCTATCGAGCCGCGACTGCGGTCGGTGTCCGAAGTCCTCGCCAAGGGGCGCAAAGGGGCCAAGCCGTTCGCCGAAGACGCCCTGTCGATGCGCGGCAAATGGAACGCGCTGGTGGGACTGTTCGACGGACGGTCGCATAAGGAGTACGTGACCGACGCGTTCACCCGGCACGTGTTCAGCTCGGACGAGCTGCGGGCCGCCATCGAGGGCGCGGTGCGCGGGTACCTGCTGGACATCGAGGGGATCGAGGCCGAGATGCTGGTGCGGCTCCGGGCGGACCTGGCGACGGGCGGGGCGGGGTTGCCGCACCTGGGCACCGACGAGGCCTTCGCCCAGGAGTACCAGCGGCTGTTGACGGCGGTAGCGACCGACCTCCAGACCGATCTGGGCCTGGACGTGGCCCGGTTGGTGGCCGGGGAGGTGGTGTCGAGGGTCGCCTCGCAGGCGCTCACCGCGGCCGCCACGCAAATGGGGATCAGCCTGACCGTGATGGGGAGCTCGACGGCCGCCACGCTGGGCGTCGGGGCGGTCGTGGGGATCATCGCCGACTACATCGTCGGGCTGGTGCTGGAGGCGCTCGGGTACGACGCGGCGGGCGAGGTGCAGAACCGCGTGGAGGCGTCACTGAATAAGGTGCAGACGGCCCTGCTTCAGGAACACAGCTTCCTCCCGTGGGAGAAGACGGGCACGCTGCGGGTGCGGCTGCAGCAGTTGCACGAGAGCCGGTCGCAGGTGCGGCGGGCGGCGGTTTACGAGTACCTGAAAGGGGGCGACAAGTGAAAGCGCTATTCGGAACGCTGATCGCTCTGGCGCTCGTGCCCGGGACGGGGCTCGCGCAGGGACGCGCGAAGGCGATACAGGAGGTGGCCGAACTGTTGGTCGCCCGCGGCGGGACGGCCGGGCGAAGCGTGCCGCACCTGGCCGGGAGGATCGAGGCCCTGGCGGCCCGACACGGGGACGAGGCGCTCGTCGCGCTCCGCCGGGGGGGCCCGGAAGGCGTCGCGCTCGTGGAGGCGGCCGGCCCGAACGGTGCCAAAGCCCTTCGGGTGCTCGCCGCGCACGGTGAGGAGGGGGCCGCGCGGGTGCTCTCCCGCCCCACGTCCATGAAGCAGTTCCTGCAGCACGGGGACGAGGCCGCGTCGGTGCTAGTGCGGCACCCGGGGGTGGCCGAGCCGCTGATCGAAAGCGGCGGGGCGCACGCGGTGCGCGCCCTCGGAGCGGTCACCCCGCAAAACGGGCGGCGGGTGGCGATGCTCCTGAACGGTGAGCTGGCGGCGGGCGCCGCCCGGCACCCGGAGGTGCTCGGGGTGGTCGCCAAGCACGGGGATTCGGCCGTCGAGTTCCTGTGGCGTAACAAGGCCACGCTGGCCGGCGGGGCGGCGCTTACGGCGTTCCTGGCCGATCCCGAGCCGTTCCTCAGCGGGACCCGCGATCTCGCCGCGGTGGCCGGAGACTCGGTGGTCAAACCGGTGCTCGGCGGGGTGTTCACGCTGCTGAACGTCGCGCTGGTCGTGCTCGGGGTCGTGCTCCTGGCGGCGATCGGGCTGGTGTGCAAGTACGGGCTCCCGAGCGGGGAGGTCGTGCGCGCCGCGGTGGCCGTCCTCGGCCCCAAGCACCCGCCCCAACAGGGGGCGTAATGAACGAGAGCCTGACCGAGGACGTGTGCGCCGCGAGCGCGGCGTACTGTCTCAACTGTGTGCTGCCGCGCCTCAATGCGCTGACGCCGAGCGAGCAGTTTGAACGGCTGAAGGCGTGCTTCGAGGCCGCCCTGGCCGCGTACCGGGACGGGGTACGCGGGTGGGTTTACGAACCGTCCGACAACTGAGGGGTTATGGACATCATTGAAGGATGTTGGCTGTTCCTGTCGGTCATGGCACTGGTCTTCGTCTCCGCGTTCGTGCACGGGCAGCAGCTCCGGTGGCGGGTCGACCGCTACCGGCTGCGCTGGTGGCGCCACTACGACCGGGAGGAGCGGTTGCGGCGCACGGCGGCGAGTGTTTGGCAAAAGTAATCGCACCGGGGCTACGGACGGCCCCTACTTTTGGGGAGCGTGACGTGCTTACCGTGCGCGAGGCGGCGGAACGGGCCGCCGTGTCGGAGTCGCTGATTTATGCTTGGTGTGCCGACGGCACGCTGCCGCACATGCGCCTCGGCCGGAAGGGGAAGCGGGGCACGATCCGCATCCGCGTCGAGGACCTGGACGGGATGATGGCCGCGTTCAAGGTGTCGGGTCCTTCGGCTTCCGCCCCGGCTTCTTCGGGTTCACCGGCTTTGCCCTTTTCCGAGTTGAACTCTCAGCGGCTTGCGAAGGCATGGAGGCGGGGTTGATATTATATGTATTAAATTTAATAAATTAAGATTACAAAATATGCTTGATACACGTCAAAAATATCTCATAATATCGTAGTTATTTTAAATATGCTTATTTAGATCGTTCGTGGAGGGCCTAAGCCGATCCTGCTCCTGCTGTTTGAATCCGGAGTGCCCGGGCTTCGGAAGCCTGACGATCCCGGCACGATATGTGCTAAACGGGCCCCGCCTGCTCCGCTGTTCCACATGCCGGGCGCGGTTCTCCGAGCGTATGGACCCCTGCTGTACGGGCCGGTTGTCGGCTCCGAAGGTGGTCACGGTGCTGAGCCATGTGGCCGAAAGGATCGGAACACGGAAGACTGCCCGGTCGGCCGGGGTGCGTCGGGACACCGTCACTTGACACACCTGAGCGGCCGGTGAACAGGCCCGCCACCACCATGAGTTCGTGGCTCTTTCCCCCTCGGACCAACAAGGTCTAATTCGATGAGAAGTAGTCGTTCGTGGACCGGAAGGAGAAGTACTGCGGATCCGAGGGCACCGCGGGGACTGTTGGGATCATGTGGCTCTGGACCCGGAGTGCCCGTTCCCGGAGCTCGTCCCGTTCCTCGGACGTGAAACGAGGCGCGCTCATGACTCGTTCTGCCCATCAGTTATGGCGAAACCGCACCGCGAATCTCTCACTCGATAGAGCGAGAGACATTGCAAGCCGCGACGCCAGGGCCGTTCCGTTATTCACTTTGAGGGATGCCGATAAGTTTGTGTGCGTACTCGGGGTGTAACTGGAGCCATTCGAGTGCTTCGGGTGTGCTGCGTGCCGGAACGTTACCCAGCAGGTGGATGGCGGCGTTGCGGAGCGCGGCGAGCACCTGCGGCGCGGCCCCCTTGCGGACCCGGCACGCATCCTCGCGCAGGGTCACATCCCGCACGTAATGGAGTTGGTTCTCGATGTGCCAGTGCGATCGAACCCAATCCAGAAGTGCTCGTGCGTCGGCCCGCTCGGGCGGTAAGCTGGTGATCCCGTGCACCACCTCCACCGTGGTCGCGCCGTTCGTGGTCCGGGTGCGGGTCATCCGGAACCCCTGCTTGAGCCCCTTCCACCGGTCGTGGGCGGTCACGATCGGGGTGGCCCGCAGGGTCCGCTTCTCGATCCGCCCGTGCCCCTTGTCCACCGTTGTCGCCTGGCGCCCCAGTTGCTCGGGCGTTGGGACCGGCTCGGGGGGAAGTAGCCGCCGCGATCCCTCGGGCGGCGTCCTCGAACCCGAGCCCGGCCTCGATGCTGGCCACCAGCCCCGGTTGGTTGTCCTTGGCCACCAGCACGTAATCCGCACCGCCGGCGATCACCGCCGCGGCCACGTCCCGCTGGCAGAACATCGCGTCCCCGGTGAGTACCGACCCGGCTACCGGTAGGATGCCCAGCAGCGCGAGGGCCGCCTTGTGCTCGTTGGTCTTGGCGTCCACCCGCACCTGGGCCAGCACCGCGTGGGCCGCCGGGGCGTACGCGGCCACCAGGTGCTGGCCCGGCACTTGGCCGTCCCGGCTGCCGCGCAACGTCTTGCCGTCCAAAGCGATGTGCGTCCGGGCCACGGGGCCGACGCGCCCGTCGAGCCATCGGGTCAGGGCCGCTTCGAGTTG belongs to Gemmata obscuriglobus and includes:
- a CDS encoding RNA polymerase sigma factor codes for the protein MQNDGSVTDLLLQLRSEAPAVRDRAAGELLQRYTPELLALIAGRTQPRPRQRADTEDVLLSFYNRLRRGTFDLANRDQFLHLVVSVALNTVRAAEGRERQRRDVRRGQPLDAPEEGGRGVDRPAPDVTAEVVTEVAEEIERRLTGLLPECREVLVLRLDGRTTEDIARTIDRTPRTVERRMELVRTLWRDDILEPN
- a CDS encoding RNA polymerase sigma factor, with amino-acid sequence MGTPAINELLERARRDDRDALNGLVTRLYGIVWDWFRVLSGDPHRSSDLTQEVFAVFCRRGPYRTARDVPALVAWLREATRRTWLGDARSRRRDRGPDGGGRLVEVPAPEPEPPDVAERNENVAVLRLCLAELSAELREVLVLSAIRGLAFRTIAEQLGTTEETARWRAWKARARLVELLDGMKPGLAERVGRPKAPDRDTWPGA
- a CDS encoding ParB/RepB/Spo0J family partition protein, with the protein product MSETPSCQTRMIVLIAVALLLPHEDNPRKLDQLTPAEKAELLDLGTSMVQDGQKQPIRVVKREDDRYTVISGHRRLLAARLVGMQSLSAIVLDGMPTRTELLVDQLIENEQRRGFSEIDRCEAYQALIRENNWTAKQLAEAVHVSESSVTKTLTLKRLCPELQGAVRTGLLRGSSAYHIARVGNPDKQKELAAAGLSRDALEVAVKGLLKGQPKGRKPGTAPVGTVLEKTAAGLEKVKTWARELATEIERLSKLNLDAAVVAETVARRFGATAEV
- a CDS encoding type IV secretory system conjugative DNA transfer family protein; translated protein: MSLHPYAFGPPDPPPVPIPMATGAGSDEANLAVLVIMLFLLVVAYFGRRRLSRTAHGTAAWMTERELRRWGLYGRRGLVIGRSQAGRLLRNTIYVHTLIIGGTGSGKGIGLILPILLEYRRGSVVVFDTKGDLYQITARRRRRLGPVARLNPFGTGARWNPLDTIPPGDPLLIDNVRSMACGLVVASVKAVDPHWDGKATQLVAAVLTLVAIKFPADSRNLNSVYETICDPELLRSAAEALRAMGGFPGSQGAALGSLFDRGGTLTKEGTGVVSTALRHLDFLASPAVAASVAASDIDPREFLRAGGTLYLTIPESQLAAQQGLLRLWTSTLMRIRGGADGECLMLLDEASALGALPALEEALVRGRSSGLRLLLAYQSCAQVQAAFPEKPTLIFDNTSAHIYLGAASLETAERISKSLGNFTQAVSSYADNWSRTDPQDGAGSTTWGGSENTSVLGRPLLYPDEVLRLPVDLLIAFVAGLPGPILARRIQYYADRHYRRILRPWRGPVIALLVAALVVAAAVLAAR
- a CDS encoding ISAs1 family transposase, encoding MRITCWWPRTTNRGWWPASRPGSGSRTPPEGSRRLLPPEPVPTPEQLGRQATTVDKGHGRIEKRTLRATPIVTAHDRWKGLKQGFRMTRTRTTNGATTVEVVHGITSLPPERADARALLDWVRSHWHIENQLHYVRDVTLREDACRVRKGAAPQVLAALRNAAIHLLGNVPARSTPEALEWLQLHPEYAHKLIGIPQSE
- a CDS encoding helix-turn-helix domain-containing protein, producing the protein MLTVREAAERAAVSESLIYAWCADGTLPHMRLGRKGKRGTIRIRVEDLDGMMAAFKVSGPSASAPASSGSPALPFSELNSQRLAKAWRRG